A window of Bacteroidales bacterium genomic DNA:
ACAATGTCGACCGTAAATTCCGCCTCCGTTTCCGGCTGGACGCCGGCAGGGGCTTTGACCTCTCCGGCCTCCCGCTTCTTTTTGGGGATGGTGGCAAGGTCGTACTGGTGCAGATGGTTTTCTTCAATGATCCTTATCAGCTGTTCGGCATAAGTTGGGCTGGTGGCATATCCGGCCTTTTTCAGCCCCCTCGCCCATCCTTTATAATCGTCAGGCCGCAGACGGAACAGGTCGGCATACCGGGGAGTGTTCTTCAGAAAATCGCTGTGATCCCTGTATGAATCAAGAACAGATTCATATTTGCGAAAACATTCATTAGGATTGTCGTCGTCATGGTAATGCGTCTTCCCGTCCCAGTTTTTATGGCATTTAATGCCGAAATGATTGTTGGCCTTCCTGGCCAGGGTACTGTTTCCGCAGTCCGATTCCAGTATAGCCTGCGCAAGGGTTATCGACGCCGGAACTCCGCTCCGGTTCATTTCTTCAATGGCAAAATCCCGGTAGGTTCTTACATACTCTTCCAGGGTCATCCGGCCTTTCTGCCCGCTGACACTCCCTGAAAACAAAAGAAAAACAACCAGAAGAACAGATGCTGTGCGGTACACGATTTTTTCTGCAAATCTAATGATTCGGCCGACGGATGATAATCACTTTTCAACCATTTTACTCACAACCAGCCAATAGTTATCAAAAGCCTCAGCCGTTTCCGCACTGATTCCATCATCCCGCCGGTGATTTCCGGCCTTTTACTTCAGGGTCTTTACAAAGAAATCCCACAGCGGGTCAGCCGGAGGAGGGGCAACAATCTCCACGCGGGTATCTGCAACCGGGTGGACAAATGAAAGGGAACGGGCATGAAGGCTGATTCCTCCGTCAGGATTGGAGCGTTCGGCTCCGTATTTCAGATCTCCTTTTACCGGACAGCCGATTTTCGCAAGCTGACAGCGTATCTGGTGATGCCTGCCGGTTTCGAGGTCAATCTCAACAAGGTAATACCGGTCTGACCTGGCCAGGACTTTATAGCGGAGGCGGGCAAGCTTTGAGCCCGGTACGGCATGGTCATGGGCATACGACTTGTTCTGCTTGCTGTTCCGTACAATATAATGTTCCAGTACCCCCTCATCGGCAGGCGGGGCATTTTTAACGATAGCCCAGTACAACTTCGTTACCTCGCGGCCGGCAAACAGTTTGTTCATCCGTTCAAGTGCCTTGCTGGTGCGGGCAAAAAGCACAACCCCGGTCACCGGCCTGTCAATCCGGTGGACAATTCCAAGGAAAACATTTCCTTTTTTCTTGTACCGTTCGGCAATGTATTTTTTCACCTTCTCCTCCAGGGGTTCGTCTCCCGAAGGATCCTGCTGCACAGGTATAGGTTCCGATTTGTTGACAGCAATCAGATGATTGTCTTCGTATAGTACTTCCACGGTCAGTATTGTTCCTTTTCGTTGGGAAAATCAAGGCTCCGCACATCGCTGATATAAGCTCTCACTGCGCCGGTAATTTCATCATACAAATTATGGTAACGACGCAGGAACCTTGGTGAGAATTCTGTGGTAAGCCCCAGCATATCATGAAGCACCAGCACCTGTCCGTCCACTTTCGGCCCGGCTCCGATGCCGATAATGGGAATTTTCACCTTCGAAGCCACTTCGGCGGCCAGAACAGCAGGAATTTTTTCCAGTACAATAGCAAAGCAACCCAGCTCTTCGAGCAAAAGGGCATCGTTAATCAGTTTCTCCGCTTCTGCTTTTTCACGGGCACGAACCGTGTAGGTTCCGAACTTGTGAATTGACTGGGGGGTGAGGCCCAGATGGCCCATTACCGGTATGCCGGCCGAAAGAATGCGCATCACCGATTCCTTCACCTCGCTTCCTCCTTCCAGCTTTACCCCTCCAGCTCCCGTCTCTTTCATGATCCGGATGGATGATTGCAGGGCTTCCAGAGAGTTTCCCTGATAGGTACCAAAAGGCAGATCCACAATCACAAGGGCACGCTGTACCCCTCTTACCACCGACGCAGCATGGTAAATCATCTGGTCAAGTGTAATGGGAAGCGTGGTCATATGCCCTGCCATTACGTTGGAGGCAGAATCCCCCACAAGGATGATGTCAACCCCTGCCCTGTCGAGGATTTTGGCAAAGGTGTAATCATACGCCGTCAGCATAGCTATCTTTTCCCCCCGCACCTTCATCTCGTACAAAACATGGGTTGTAACTTTCCTTACTGTATCAAAAACAGCCATAAACAGAAATTTTAGAAAATATCTGAGCAAAGCTACAAAAGAGTTCGCATTCCATCGTTCAAACCATGCCAAATACTAACTGACGTTTTGTCATAATATACTAAAAACGGCAGAAAATAAAGCTTCTCCGGGCACATTTTCATGCCGGATACTGATTGGCACAAACATTGATTAAATAGGAGGAAAACTAAAACGAAGTAAAAACAAAAAAAACAATAACATGGGCAAAATTATAGGAATCGATTTAGGGACCACCAACTCGTGCGTGGCCGTTATGGAAGGAAATGAACCGGTGGTTATTCCCAACAACGAAGGGAAGCGGACCACACCGTCGGTTGTTGCCTTCCTGGAAAACGGAGAGCGGAAAGTTGGCGATCCGGCCAAGAGGCAGGCTATTACCAATGCCAAGAATACGGTATTCTCCATAAAGCGATTTATGGGGGAAACATACGATCAGGTTACCAAGGAAATTCAGAGGGTGCCGTTTGAAGTGGTGCGTGGCGAAAACAACACGCCGCGGGTTAAGATCATGGGCAGGATGTATTCACCCCAGGAAATTTCAGCCATGATTCTTCAGAAAATGAAGAAAACGGCGGAAGATTACCTGGGCCATGAAGTGACGGAAGCTGTCATCACGGTACCTGCCTACTTCAGCGACTCGCAGCGCCAGGCAACCAAGGAAGCCGGTGAAATTGCCGGACTGAACGTACGGCGTATTATCAACGAGCCTACGGCAGCCGCTCTGGCATACGGCCTTGACAAGAAAAACAGGGACATGAAGATTGCCGTCTATGACCTGGGCGGAGGAACCTTCGATATTTCCATTCTCGAACTGGGTGATGGCGTTTTCGAAGTGAAATCCACCAATGGTGATACCCACCTTGGAGGCGATGACTTCGACCAGACAATCATCGACTGGCTTGCCGAAGAATTTATGAAGGAAGAAGGTGTGGACCTGCGGAAAGATCCGATGGCATTACAGCGTCTGAAAGAAGCGGCTGAAAAGGCCAAGATTGAGCTTTCGAGCACTACGTCCACCGAAATCAACCTTCCTTATATCATGCCGGTAAACGGTGTTCCGAAGCACCTGGTAAAAACACTTACCCGGGCGCAGTTCGAAAAACTGAACGACAAACTTTTCCAGTCAACTATTGAACCCTGCAGAAAAGCCCTGGCCGATGCCGGACTGAAGCCTTCTGACATTGACGAAGTGATTCTGGTGGGAGGTTCAACCCGTATTCCTGCCATCCAGAAACTGGTGGAAAATTTCTTCGGGCGCGTTCCCAGCAAGGGCGTCAACCCCGATGAGGTTGTGGCCATAGGAGCTGCCATCCAGGGTGGTGTGCTTACCGGTGAAGTGAAGGACGTGCTGCTGCTCGACGTTACCCCTCTCAGCCTGGGTATTGAAACTATGGGAGGCGTGTTTACGAAGCTGATCGAAGCTAACACCACCATTCCTACCAAGAAAACGGAGGTGTTTACAACCGCTTCAGACAACCAGCCGTCGGTCGAAATTCATGTATTGCAGGGAGAACGTCCGCTGGCCTCTCAGAACAAGACCATTGGCCGTTTCCACCTCGACGGTATCCCACCGGCACCGCGTGGCATTCCGCAAATCGAAGTTACCTTCGACATTGACGCCAACGGTATACTGAATGTGACCGCCAAGGACAAGGCCACCGGCAAGCAACAGAGCATCCGTATCGAGGCTTCATCGGGTCTTACCGACGCCGAAATTGAACGGATGAAAAATGAAGCCAAGGCTAACGAAGAAGCTGACCGCAAGGCCCGTGAACGGATTGACAAGCTCAATGCGGCCGACAGTCTGATCTTCCAGACCGAAAAACAGCTCAGGGAGTTTGGCGACAAGTTGCCTGCCGACAAGAAAGGCAATATCGAAAAGGCCCTGAATGCGCTGAAAGATGCTCATAAGAACCAGGATCTTGATGCGATTGACAGGGCAACTGCCGAACTGAATACGTACTGGCAGGCAGCTTCGGAAGAAATGTACCGGGCCGCTTCCGGCGGAGCTCAGACCGGCCAGCAACAGGCCTATACAGGCGGTGCTCAGTCGGGAACCGGCAAATCACAGGACGGCGAAGTAACCGACGTAGACTTCGAGGAAGTAAAATAACACATACAACCTTTGCTTATGCGGCAAAACCTGAACCCAGGTTTTGCCGCTTTTTTTATCCCCCTTACCGGCGCCGTCCAGCATTTTCTTCTGAAGAAGCCTATGAGGCGAGCTCAAAAGTACCTATCGCCTGGTTGTGCGCCGGCTTCTGTGTTAATCCCTACGAAAAGAAGAGAAAACGATATTTTAGACACATTGTGCATTTTTTCATGCGCAAGGATAAACGTTTCACTCAATATCTAACCGGGACGAAATCCTCTCCCAAAACTTTAGTACTCCCCGTTTTTCAACCACGGGTTATACAAATATAAGTTTTTTTTATTATGATGATTATGTGTTAATAACCAGAATAACTCTTCGAGTTATTCTGGTTATTAACACATTTTCTTTT
This region includes:
- a CDS encoding LysM peptidoglycan-binding domain-containing protein gives rise to the protein MYRTASVLLVVFLLFSGSVSGQKGRMTLEEYVRTYRDFAIEEMNRSGVPASITLAQAILESDCGNSTLARKANNHFGIKCHKNWDGKTHYHDDDNPNECFRKYESVLDSYRDHSDFLKNTPRYADLFRLRPDDYKGWARGLKKAGYATSPTYAEQLIRIIEENHLHQYDLATIPKKKREAGEVKAPAGVQPETEAEFTVDIVPHRVYVRNHTDYIIAREGDTYEKITNEMNLMPWELALFNDMSKDTPIRAGDVLYLEPKRNRAERGFDAHVVEKGETMHLIAQKYAIKLRQLYRLNRMKEGTEPAEGERIFLRHRRKADDVVRTVDQNQNGEPKGPGSL
- a CDS encoding RNA pseudouridine synthase, giving the protein MEVLYEDNHLIAVNKSEPIPVQQDPSGDEPLEEKVKKYIAERYKKKGNVFLGIVHRIDRPVTGVVLFARTSKALERMNKLFAGREVTKLYWAIVKNAPPADEGVLEHYIVRNSKQNKSYAHDHAVPGSKLARLRYKVLARSDRYYLVEIDLETGRHHQIRCQLAKIGCPVKGDLKYGAERSNPDGGISLHARSLSFVHPVADTRVEIVAPPPADPLWDFFVKTLK
- the panB gene encoding 3-methyl-2-oxobutanoate hydroxymethyltransferase, producing the protein MAVFDTVRKVTTHVLYEMKVRGEKIAMLTAYDYTFAKILDRAGVDIILVGDSASNVMAGHMTTLPITLDQMIYHAASVVRGVQRALVIVDLPFGTYQGNSLEALQSSIRIMKETGAGGVKLEGGSEVKESVMRILSAGIPVMGHLGLTPQSIHKFGTYTVRAREKAEAEKLINDALLLEELGCFAIVLEKIPAVLAAEVASKVKIPIIGIGAGPKVDGQVLVLHDMLGLTTEFSPRFLRRYHNLYDEITGAVRAYISDVRSLDFPNEKEQY
- the dnaK gene encoding molecular chaperone DnaK encodes the protein MGKIIGIDLGTTNSCVAVMEGNEPVVIPNNEGKRTTPSVVAFLENGERKVGDPAKRQAITNAKNTVFSIKRFMGETYDQVTKEIQRVPFEVVRGENNTPRVKIMGRMYSPQEISAMILQKMKKTAEDYLGHEVTEAVITVPAYFSDSQRQATKEAGEIAGLNVRRIINEPTAAALAYGLDKKNRDMKIAVYDLGGGTFDISILELGDGVFEVKSTNGDTHLGGDDFDQTIIDWLAEEFMKEEGVDLRKDPMALQRLKEAAEKAKIELSSTTSTEINLPYIMPVNGVPKHLVKTLTRAQFEKLNDKLFQSTIEPCRKALADAGLKPSDIDEVILVGGSTRIPAIQKLVENFFGRVPSKGVNPDEVVAIGAAIQGGVLTGEVKDVLLLDVTPLSLGIETMGGVFTKLIEANTTIPTKKTEVFTTASDNQPSVEIHVLQGERPLASQNKTIGRFHLDGIPPAPRGIPQIEVTFDIDANGILNVTAKDKATGKQQSIRIEASSGLTDAEIERMKNEAKANEEADRKARERIDKLNAADSLIFQTEKQLREFGDKLPADKKGNIEKALNALKDAHKNQDLDAIDRATAELNTYWQAASEEMYRAASGGAQTGQQQAYTGGAQSGTGKSQDGEVTDVDFEEVK